A region from the Saccharomonospora azurea NA-128 genome encodes:
- a CDS encoding GvpL/GvpF family gas vesicle protein: MAEEPTTGRWLYAVARGLDVTLLEELRGVADAPVSGVPVPAEAGGDPLIAVVSPVSLAEFGEQALRRNLEDLDWLAATARAHDAVVAAVSGAASAAVPLRLATVCFDDDRVRELVDESRAEFATTLDALTGRTEWGVKVYTDPAALASTEAPTPATTASTASATAGGSGAAYLRRRKAALSARETGERIAAEHGERLHSRLAEAAVAYRRHAPQDPKLSGERAHMVLNGAYLVDDDRANAFAELVRALDAEHEAVRVELTGPWPPYSFAAVHQPDHRQRSEQP, from the coding sequence ATGGCTGAGGAACCGACGACCGGACGGTGGCTGTACGCGGTGGCTCGGGGACTCGACGTGACGTTGCTGGAGGAACTGCGCGGGGTCGCCGACGCACCGGTGAGCGGCGTCCCGGTGCCCGCGGAGGCGGGCGGCGACCCGCTGATCGCGGTGGTCAGTCCCGTGTCGCTCGCCGAGTTCGGCGAGCAGGCGCTGCGCCGCAACCTGGAGGACCTCGACTGGCTCGCCGCCACCGCCCGCGCGCACGACGCCGTCGTGGCCGCCGTGTCCGGTGCCGCCTCGGCGGCGGTGCCGTTGCGGCTGGCCACGGTGTGCTTCGACGACGACCGCGTCCGGGAGCTCGTCGACGAGAGCAGGGCCGAGTTCGCCACCACGCTGGACGCCCTCACCGGCCGGACCGAGTGGGGCGTCAAGGTCTACACCGATCCGGCCGCGCTCGCGTCGACCGAAGCCCCGACACCGGCCACCACCGCCAGCACAGCCTCGGCGACGGCGGGCGGGTCGGGCGCCGCCTACCTGAGGCGGCGCAAGGCCGCCCTGTCGGCGAGGGAGACGGGCGAGCGGATCGCCGCGGAACACGGCGAGCGGCTGCACTCGCGCCTGGCCGAGGCGGCCGTGGCCTACCGCCGCCACGCGCCGCAGGACCCGAAGCTGTCGGGCGAGCGGGCTCACATGGTGCTCAACGGCGCCTACCTCGTGGACGACGACCGGGCGAACGCCTTCGCCGAGCTGGTCCGCGCACTCGACGCCGAGCACGAGGCGGTACGGGTCGAACTGACCGGGCCGTGGCCGCCGTACTCGTTCGCCGCGGTGCACCAGCCGGACCATCGGCAACGCTCGGAGCAGCCGTGA
- a CDS encoding DUF998 domain-containing protein has product MTDSVPARTDGPTVPTRRIAAFALVALLVGVGIMALLHVLPSSADVDPVRRTISEYAHRQHRRLFETSVLAVAFGSALVFVTLAARGYVRRVSVSTVCGALWVLGLVAVTVFPKTDWSVGPSVEGTIHRYASVLAFVCLPFAVWSAATALSGPTRWRRVAKALSLLAGVWLLVIVGAVVVMLAGGEPWWRSIPLGLVERLLAATEVAAVLALVSGLLLGDDHTPEKADPLVRY; this is encoded by the coding sequence ATGACCGACAGCGTGCCCGCCCGCACCGACGGCCCGACGGTACCGACGAGGAGGATCGCGGCGTTCGCCCTGGTGGCGCTGCTGGTCGGTGTGGGGATCATGGCGCTGCTGCACGTCCTGCCGTCGAGCGCCGACGTGGATCCGGTGCGGCGGACGATCAGTGAATACGCCCACCGCCAACACCGGCGACTGTTCGAGACGTCGGTGTTGGCGGTGGCGTTCGGCTCGGCGCTCGTGTTCGTCACCCTCGCGGCGCGCGGCTACGTCCGGCGCGTGTCCGTGAGCACGGTCTGCGGTGCACTGTGGGTGCTCGGCCTCGTGGCGGTCACGGTGTTCCCCAAGACGGACTGGTCGGTGGGACCGAGCGTGGAGGGAACCATCCACCGCTACGCCAGCGTGCTGGCCTTCGTGTGCCTGCCGTTCGCGGTCTGGTCGGCCGCGACCGCGTTGTCCGGACCGACGCGCTGGCGTCGGGTGGCCAAGGCGCTCTCACTTCTGGCCGGGGTCTGGCTCCTGGTGATCGTCGGTGCCGTCGTGGTGATGCTGGCGGGTGGTGAGCCGTGGTGGCGGTCCATCCCGCTCGGGCTGGTCGAGCGGCTGCTGGCGGCCACGGAGGTCGCGGCGGTGCTGGCCTTGGTCTCGGGCCTGCTGCTCGGCGACGATCACACCCCCGAAAAAGCCGATCCCCTGGTACGGTACTAA
- a CDS encoding mechanosensitive ion channel family protein, with translation MNITESFNDALRSVITFLPKFAAFLVILLIGWLVAKGLRKLVDVVLERLNFDRAVERGGIKRALERSKYDASGLVAAIVFYAVLLIALQIAFGVFGPNPVSSMLAAIVAWLPRAIVAIVIVVVVAAIANAVKDLMMGAMSGLSYGRALATAAQAVIIGLGVIAALNQIGVATTVTTPVLIAVLATIGAILAIGVGGGLMRPMQQRWDRWLNRAEEEMPNAKAQAEAYQRGREDVSRAQTEPFQAQGEQTERTAQPPSSS, from the coding sequence ATGAACATCACGGAATCGTTCAACGACGCCCTTCGGTCGGTCATCACCTTCCTGCCGAAGTTCGCCGCCTTCCTGGTCATTCTGCTCATCGGGTGGCTGGTGGCCAAAGGTCTGCGCAAGCTCGTCGACGTCGTCCTGGAGCGGCTGAACTTCGACCGGGCCGTGGAACGCGGCGGGATCAAGCGCGCACTGGAGCGGTCGAAGTACGACGCGAGCGGCCTCGTCGCGGCGATCGTGTTCTACGCCGTGCTGTTGATCGCGCTGCAGATCGCCTTCGGGGTCTTCGGCCCGAACCCGGTGAGCTCGATGCTCGCCGCGATCGTCGCCTGGCTGCCGCGGGCCATCGTCGCGATCGTGATCGTCGTCGTGGTCGCCGCGATCGCCAACGCCGTCAAGGACCTCATGATGGGCGCCATGAGCGGGCTGAGCTACGGTCGCGCGCTCGCCACCGCGGCGCAGGCGGTCATCATCGGGCTCGGTGTGATCGCGGCGCTCAACCAGATCGGCGTCGCCACCACGGTGACGACGCCGGTGCTGATCGCGGTGCTCGCGACGATCGGGGCCATCCTCGCGATCGGTGTCGGGGGCGGCCTGATGCGCCCGATGCAGCAGCGCTGGGACCGGTGGCTCAACCGCGCCGAGGAGGAGATGCCGAACGCCAAGGCGCAGGCGGAGGCCTACCAGCGCGGTCGGGAGGACGTCAGCCGCGCCCAGACCGAACCCTTCCAGGCGCAGGGCGAGCAGACGGAGCGCACCGCGCAGCCGCCGAGCTCGTCGTAA
- a CDS encoding gas vesicle protein, whose product MTSSGRPGSALTSSVGSAASHQPANLGDILERVLDKGLVIAGDIQVNLLDIELLTIKLRLVVASLETAKEVGINWWENDPWLTGDNGHKKVDTDRQNELERENRELRRRLEALEARSSTQVEAGAPRVEDVIDAEPVPEERDG is encoded by the coding sequence ATGACCTCATCGGGACGCCCCGGTTCGGCGTTGACGTCGTCGGTGGGTTCGGCGGCGAGTCATCAGCCCGCGAACCTCGGCGACATCCTGGAACGGGTCCTCGACAAGGGACTCGTGATCGCGGGCGACATCCAGGTGAACCTGCTCGACATCGAGCTGCTGACGATCAAGCTGCGCCTCGTGGTCGCCTCCCTGGAGACGGCCAAGGAAGTCGGCATCAACTGGTGGGAGAACGACCCCTGGCTCACCGGCGACAACGGACACAAGAAGGTCGACACGGACAGGCAGAACGAGCTCGAACGCGAGAACCGCGAGTTGCGTCGGCGCCTCGAAGCGCTGGAGGCGCGCTCGTCCACGCAGGTCGAGGCTGGCGCGCCGCGCGTGGAGGACGTGATCGACGCCGAGCCGGTACCGGAGGAACGAGATGGCTGA
- a CDS encoding J domain-containing protein gives MTEVDYYAVLGVERQASTPEIKSAYRALARRAHPDAGGSAEEFQLLRQAYDTLADPILRAAYDRRGRRPSLALAAETRGQRRARPRRFGEDPDFVPTAPVVDVDSLPWWHLVENAARVHYAHPGSPGHATAGGALAGAVLLPLPLVVPFAFSVWLTAVWALLVVSASAAAVLLVRRHLESLRTVRSFRSEFGDRVVFGAPGTEADEVPQRLTAELFERYLTRLPGVRIFHGLAWPDSVFADIHHAVLCGRRLVLVESKSWLPGHYGLADDGTLTRNGRRFRGGGSQLHTGVEAFRRLLPDVEVRAALVLYPSRDGEITADEPYLDDLDDVSPLTPEQFVEQIGDWLAAEPVTVDRHVFRTVLGQVVGTASASAA, from the coding sequence GTGACCGAGGTCGACTATTACGCGGTGCTGGGCGTCGAGCGCCAGGCCTCCACCCCGGAGATCAAGTCCGCGTACCGTGCCCTCGCCCGGCGGGCGCACCCGGACGCGGGCGGTTCGGCGGAGGAGTTCCAGCTGCTGCGGCAGGCGTACGACACGCTGGCCGACCCGATACTGCGAGCCGCCTACGACCGCCGGGGTCGGCGACCGTCCCTGGCCCTGGCCGCGGAGACCCGCGGCCAGCGCCGCGCACGCCCTCGCCGGTTCGGCGAGGACCCCGACTTCGTCCCCACCGCTCCTGTCGTCGACGTCGACTCCCTGCCGTGGTGGCACCTCGTCGAGAACGCCGCCCGCGTGCACTACGCCCACCCCGGATCGCCCGGCCACGCCACCGCGGGCGGCGCGCTGGCCGGGGCGGTGCTCCTGCCCCTGCCACTGGTCGTGCCCTTCGCGTTCTCGGTGTGGCTGACGGCGGTGTGGGCACTGCTCGTCGTGTCGGCGTCGGCCGCCGCCGTGCTGCTCGTCCGACGGCACCTGGAGTCGCTGCGCACGGTTCGCTCGTTCCGCAGCGAGTTCGGCGACCGCGTCGTGTTCGGCGCGCCGGGCACCGAGGCCGACGAAGTGCCTCAACGGCTGACCGCCGAGCTGTTCGAGCGGTACCTCACGCGCCTGCCGGGAGTCCGCATCTTCCACGGGCTCGCGTGGCCCGACTCGGTGTTCGCCGACATCCACCACGCCGTCCTGTGCGGGCGCAGGCTCGTGCTCGTGGAGTCGAAGTCGTGGTTGCCGGGACACTACGGACTGGCCGACGACGGGACCCTCACCCGCAACGGTCGCCGGTTCCGCGGCGGTGGTTCGCAGCTCCACACCGGGGTCGAGGCCTTCCGTCGCCTGCTTCCCGACGTGGAGGTGCGGGCCGCTCTCGTGCTCTATCCGAGCCGGGACGGCGAGATCACGGCCGACGAGCCGTACCTCGACGACCTCGACGACGTCTCACCGCTCACGCCAGAACAGTTCGTGGAGCAGATCGGCGACTGGCTGGCCGCCGAACCCGTCACGGTCGACCGGCACGTCTTCCGCACGGTGCTGGGCCAGGTGGTCGGCACCGCCTCCGCCTCCGCGGCGTGA
- a CDS encoding gas vesicle protein, whose protein sequence is MTEPTRPDTVDLLEPVADEVSVGSPERRIALVDLLDRVLAGGVVLTGEIRLCIADVDLVHVSLRALITSVGTLNRGGRP, encoded by the coding sequence GTGACCGAACCGACCCGTCCCGACACCGTGGACCTCCTCGAACCGGTCGCCGACGAGGTGAGCGTGGGCTCTCCCGAACGCCGGATCGCCCTGGTGGACCTGCTCGACCGCGTGCTCGCGGGAGGCGTGGTCCTGACCGGTGAGATCCGGTTGTGCATCGCCGACGTCGACCTCGTGCACGTCTCGCTGCGCGCGCTCATCACGTCGGTCGGCACGCTGAACCGAGGTGGTCGCCCGTGA
- a CDS encoding DUF6401 family natural product biosynthesis protein, with product MGWLSGAQQVAFARRDLETLTRRLGAAGVTASALDPGRLASVDQHSAAVRDILTMDGGTLGVVDLAAYAQGVLDAAAEADWTPETHHCSPCPTGEWIALRLLAVCALAEASPADDVPDIDPLLFS from the coding sequence ATGGGTTGGTTGTCAGGCGCACAGCAGGTCGCCTTCGCCCGGCGTGACCTCGAAACCCTCACGCGGCGACTCGGCGCCGCCGGTGTGACGGCATCGGCCCTCGACCCGGGCCGGCTCGCGAGCGTCGACCAGCACTCGGCCGCGGTGCGCGACATCCTCACGATGGACGGCGGCACGCTCGGAGTCGTCGACCTCGCCGCGTACGCCCAGGGCGTGCTCGACGCGGCGGCGGAAGCGGACTGGACACCCGAGACCCACCACTGCTCCCCGTGCCCGACCGGCGAGTGGATCGCGCTGCGGTTGCTGGCGGTGTGCGCTCTCGCGGAGGCCTCCCCCGCCGACGACGTCCCGGACATCGACCCCCTGCTCTTCTCCTGA
- a CDS encoding gas vesicle protein K — translation MTEATGDPRHRNPLAERIDSDPENVEHGLASLVLTIIELLRQLMERQALRRVDEGDLTDEQVERIGQTLMKLEERMEELREHFGLAPEDLDIDLGPLGPLLGD, via the coding sequence GTGACCGAGGCCACCGGTGACCCACGCCACCGCAACCCGCTGGCCGAACGCATCGACTCCGACCCGGAGAACGTCGAACACGGGTTGGCGAGCCTGGTGCTGACCATCATCGAGCTGCTGCGCCAGCTCATGGAGCGGCAGGCGCTGCGCCGCGTCGACGAGGGTGATCTCACCGATGAGCAGGTCGAACGTATCGGCCAGACCCTGATGAAGCTCGAAGAACGGATGGAGGAACTCCGCGAGCACTTCGGGCTCGCTCCCGAGGACCTCGACATCGACCTGGGGCCGCTGGGTCCTCTGCTCGGCGACTGA